One stretch of Streptomyces hygroscopicus DNA includes these proteins:
- a CDS encoding oxidoreductase, which yields MSALFTPLTLRSLEIPNRIWTSPMCMYSAAPDGPETGVPTDFHLTHLAGRATGGAGLVMAEATGIRPDGRITPWDLGLWNDRQQQAFARITAAIRSHGSVPAIQLGHAGRKASVDKPWLTGRYIPEAEGGWQTIAPSPAPFAGRSVPHELTVDEIQQLVREFADSAKRALAAGFQVVELHGAHGFLINSFLSPASNHRTDSYGGSFEDRLRFPLQVVDAVREVWPDDLPVFFRTSATDWLTENPEDEREGWTGDDTVRLAKELAAHGVDLLDVSTGGMVPDATIPVGPGYQVPFAARARAAAGIPTGAVGLILEPAQAEDIVATGQADAVLLGRELLRNPYWPQHAALELGAEPRWPEQYDYAVRRRSKR from the coding sequence GTGAGTGCCCTGTTCACCCCTTTGACCCTGCGGTCACTCGAGATCCCCAACCGCATTTGGACGTCCCCGATGTGCATGTACTCCGCCGCCCCGGACGGGCCGGAGACCGGGGTGCCGACCGACTTCCACCTCACCCACCTGGCCGGCCGGGCCACCGGCGGCGCCGGGCTGGTGATGGCCGAGGCCACCGGGATACGGCCCGACGGGCGCATCACCCCCTGGGATCTGGGGCTGTGGAACGACCGTCAGCAGCAAGCGTTCGCGCGCATCACCGCAGCCATTCGCTCCCATGGGTCGGTCCCGGCCATCCAGCTCGGCCATGCCGGCCGCAAGGCATCCGTCGACAAGCCCTGGCTCACCGGCCGGTACATCCCCGAGGCCGAGGGCGGCTGGCAGACCATCGCGCCCAGCCCGGCGCCGTTCGCCGGGCGGTCCGTGCCGCACGAGCTCACGGTGGACGAGATCCAGCAGCTGGTGCGGGAGTTCGCCGATTCGGCGAAGCGTGCCCTGGCCGCGGGCTTCCAGGTGGTCGAATTGCACGGCGCCCACGGCTTCCTGATCAACTCCTTCCTTTCTCCGGCCTCCAACCACCGCACCGATTCCTACGGCGGCAGCTTCGAGGACCGTCTGCGTTTTCCCCTCCAGGTGGTCGACGCCGTACGCGAGGTGTGGCCCGACGACCTGCCGGTCTTCTTCCGCACGTCGGCCACGGACTGGCTGACCGAGAATCCGGAGGACGAGCGCGAGGGCTGGACCGGCGACGACACCGTCCGCCTCGCCAAGGAACTGGCCGCGCACGGCGTCGACCTGCTCGACGTGTCCACCGGCGGCATGGTCCCCGACGCCACGATCCCCGTCGGGCCCGGCTACCAGGTGCCCTTCGCCGCCCGGGCCCGCGCCGCGGCCGGGATCCCCACCGGCGCCGTCGGCCTGATCCTGGAACCCGCCCAGGCCGAGGACATCGTCGCCACCGGACAGGCCGACGCCGTCCTGCTCGGCCGCGAACTGCTGCGCAACCCGTACTGGCCCCAGCACGCCGCACTCGAACTCGGCGCCGAGCCCCGCTGGCCCGAGCAGTACGACTACGCCGTCCGACGGCGCAGCAAGCGCTGA
- a CDS encoding nitroreductase codes for MSGDTLSFAEAVRARHSVRAFLPDPLSLAEIRSVLEDARMAPSNCNTQPWQIHIVSGRQRDLLSKELLRAEAAGEVCGDFTFDQNEYFGEYAQRSRHQAKTRNDALGIARSDREARRVADRRNFEFYGAPHVAMLFAPVFGDGVRVGGDIGMYAQTLLLSLAARGLGGIPQTVLGLYANTVRDVLNVPDDLRLFFGISFGHEDRGSADNSYRLGKVAAQENVIAHDTPGLFDSRSAPNPA; via the coding sequence GTGTCTGGCGACACCCTTTCCTTCGCCGAGGCCGTCCGGGCCCGTCACTCCGTTCGCGCGTTCCTGCCGGATCCGCTTTCCCTCGCGGAGATCCGCAGCGTGCTGGAGGACGCGCGGATGGCCCCCTCCAACTGCAACACCCAGCCGTGGCAGATCCACATCGTCTCGGGCCGGCAGCGGGATCTGCTGAGCAAGGAACTGCTGCGGGCCGAAGCCGCAGGAGAGGTGTGCGGCGACTTCACCTTCGACCAGAACGAATACTTCGGTGAGTACGCACAGCGCTCCCGCCACCAGGCAAAGACCCGCAATGACGCCCTGGGGATCGCCCGGTCGGACCGTGAAGCACGCCGGGTGGCGGATCGGCGCAACTTCGAGTTCTACGGGGCTCCCCATGTGGCGATGCTTTTCGCTCCCGTCTTCGGTGACGGAGTGCGCGTGGGCGGCGACATCGGCATGTACGCGCAGACCCTCTTGCTCTCTCTCGCCGCCCGGGGCCTGGGCGGAATCCCTCAGACGGTGCTGGGCCTCTACGCCAACACCGTCCGCGATGTTCTGAATGTTCCCGACGACCTCAGGCTGTTCTTCGGTATCTCGTTCGGGCACGAAGACCGCGGGTCCGCAGACAACAGCTACCGCCTCGGCAAGGTCGCGGCCCAGGAGAACGTCATCGCCCACGACACCCCTGGCCTGTTCGACAGCCGTTCAGCCCCGAACCCCGCCTGA
- a CDS encoding hydroxyacid dehydrogenase codes for MGLVGFGNLGRGLNRLLAPFRPTIRVYDPWPPPGVLHEHGVLPASLDETLSRSRFVFVLATATDESRHLIGERELELLPDGARLVLVSRAPVVDYPALLSHVARGRLLAGIDVWPDEPVAADDPARDLEGLVLSAHRAGGIPEAFQAIGDMVLDDLTLLAQGLPPVRMQTAARELVGRYRNRPVT; via the coding sequence GTGGGCCTGGTCGGCTTCGGCAACCTCGGCCGCGGCCTCAACCGGCTCCTCGCCCCCTTCCGGCCCACCATCCGCGTTTACGACCCCTGGCCGCCGCCCGGCGTCCTCCACGAACACGGTGTGCTTCCCGCCTCACTGGACGAGACCCTGTCCCGCAGCCGCTTCGTGTTCGTGCTGGCCACCGCCACGGACGAAAGCCGCCACCTGATCGGGGAACGCGAACTCGAACTGCTACCGGACGGCGCCCGCCTCGTCCTGGTCAGCCGCGCTCCGGTCGTCGACTACCCCGCGCTCCTCTCCCACGTCGCGCGCGGACGCCTGCTCGCGGGCATCGACGTATGGCCGGATGAACCGGTCGCCGCCGACGACCCGGCCCGCGATCTCGAGGGTCTGGTGCTTTCCGCTCACCGCGCGGGCGGCATCCCGGAAGCCTTCCAGGCCATCGGCGACATGGTCCTCGACGACCTGACACTCCTCGCTCAGGGGCTTCCCCCCGTCCGTATGCAGACCGCCGCCCGTGAACTGGTCGGCCGCTACCGCAACCGCCCCGTGACCTGA
- a CDS encoding hydroxyacid dehydrogenase, with protein MSTPPPTPAKPVVVLRPTPQRTDRIFTPATLELLRDRFTVVDLENNPSEEALEEVLPHAFAIVGQPDLSAHRLARAAKLRALLNVEGNFFSNVDYATCFERGIHVLGCGPAYAQAVAE; from the coding sequence GTGAGCACCCCACCCCCCACCCCCGCCAAGCCCGTGGTGGTCCTGCGCCCCACTCCACAGCGCACGGACCGCATCTTCACCCCCGCCACCCTGGAGTTGCTCCGCGACCGCTTCACCGTGGTGGACCTGGAGAACAATCCCTCCGAAGAAGCCCTGGAGGAGGTTCTGCCCCACGCCTTCGCGATCGTCGGACAGCCCGACCTGTCGGCCCACCGGCTCGCCCGCGCGGCCAAGTTGCGGGCTCTGCTGAACGTCGAAGGCAACTTCTTCTCCAACGTCGACTACGCGACCTGTTTCGAGCGCGGCATCCACGTCCTGGGCTGCGGGCCCGCCTACGCCCAGGCGGTCGCCGAGTAA
- a CDS encoding alcohol dehydrogenase, producing MEYTRLGSSGLTVSRVSLGTMGFGDGSREKWALGYEAAAPFFQQALDLGITFWDTANIYSFGTSEEIVGRAVKQFARRDDIVLATKVHQPMHDGPGGSGLSRKAIMEQVDASLTRLGTDYVDLYQIHRFDPRTPVEETMETLHDVVKAGKARYIGASSMYAWQFAKMQYVAELNGWTKFISMQDQYNLVQRGEEQEMFPLLADQGVGSLPWSPLAAGVVARPWGVNDTKRGRDNPSTDFDGRPLWQDSDKPTIDAVERIAKERGVSMATIALAWVLKNPVVDAPIVGATKHHHLPAAVAALDITLTDEEVTALEEHYVPREPTYF from the coding sequence ATGGAGTACACCCGCCTGGGGTCTTCGGGCCTCACCGTCAGTCGCGTCTCCCTGGGAACCATGGGTTTCGGTGACGGATCCCGGGAGAAGTGGGCCCTCGGCTACGAGGCTGCCGCACCGTTCTTCCAGCAGGCGCTCGACCTCGGGATCACCTTCTGGGACACCGCCAACATCTACAGTTTCGGGACCTCGGAAGAGATCGTCGGCCGGGCGGTCAAACAGTTCGCGCGACGCGATGACATCGTGCTGGCGACCAAGGTCCACCAGCCCATGCATGACGGCCCTGGAGGCTCCGGGCTGTCGCGCAAGGCGATCATGGAACAGGTCGACGCGTCTCTCACCCGTCTCGGCACCGACTACGTCGACCTCTACCAGATCCACCGCTTCGACCCGCGGACCCCGGTGGAAGAGACGATGGAGACGCTGCACGACGTGGTCAAGGCCGGTAAGGCCCGCTACATCGGTGCATCCAGCATGTACGCCTGGCAGTTCGCCAAGATGCAGTATGTCGCCGAGCTGAACGGGTGGACGAAGTTCATCTCCATGCAGGACCAGTACAACCTGGTGCAGCGCGGGGAAGAGCAGGAGATGTTCCCCCTTCTGGCCGACCAGGGGGTTGGCAGCCTTCCGTGGAGCCCTCTTGCCGCGGGCGTTGTCGCACGGCCGTGGGGCGTGAACGACACCAAGCGCGGCAGGGACAACCCGAGTACCGACTTCGACGGACGACCGCTGTGGCAGGACAGCGACAAGCCGACGATCGACGCGGTGGAGCGCATCGCGAAGGAGCGGGGCGTGTCGATGGCAACCATCGCGCTGGCTTGGGTGCTCAAGAATCCCGTGGTCGACGCCCCGATCGTGGGTGCGACCAAGCACCACCACTTGCCCGCCGCTGTGGCGGCACTCGACATCACACTCACCGACGAAGAGGTCACCGCGCTCGAGGAGCACTACGTGCCGCGCGAGCCCACCTACTTCTAG
- a CDS encoding aldo/keto reductase has product MKHVSLGGLDVSRIGLGAMTMAGTYTTGGGLDDAESIRTIHRALDLGVTHIDTAEIYGPFHSEEIVGKAIKGRRDDVVVATKFGLVSHSGGGPGVTDSSAGNVKAAVEGSLKRLGTDHIDLYYQHRVDRNTPIEETVGALAELVAEGKVRHIGLSEAGPETIRRAHAVHPVAALQTEYSLWTRDVEAGILSLLRELGIGFVPYSPLGHGLLTGQIRTVDDFADDDWRKTNPRFTGENFQRNLRIVDEVRAIGAEIGATPAQTALAWLLTRGKDIAPIPGTRRVARVEENTAADGIELSTAQLGRLNNLTPAAGERHDEANMASIDR; this is encoded by the coding sequence ATGAAGCACGTATCACTGGGCGGGCTCGATGTCTCTCGCATCGGCCTCGGAGCCATGACCATGGCCGGCACCTACACCACAGGCGGGGGACTCGATGACGCCGAGTCGATCCGCACCATCCACCGGGCGCTGGACCTCGGGGTCACCCATATCGACACCGCCGAGATCTACGGCCCCTTCCACAGCGAGGAAATCGTCGGCAAGGCCATCAAGGGCCGGCGCGATGACGTTGTCGTGGCGACGAAGTTCGGTCTGGTCTCCCACTCCGGTGGCGGCCCCGGCGTCACCGACAGCAGCGCCGGCAACGTGAAGGCCGCGGTCGAAGGCTCCCTCAAGCGCCTCGGCACCGACCACATCGACCTCTACTACCAGCACCGCGTGGACCGGAACACTCCCATCGAGGAGACCGTCGGCGCGCTGGCCGAGCTGGTCGCCGAGGGCAAGGTCCGCCACATCGGACTGTCCGAAGCCGGCCCCGAGACGATCCGCCGTGCGCACGCCGTGCATCCGGTGGCCGCGCTGCAAACGGAATACTCTCTGTGGACCCGCGATGTCGAGGCCGGGATCCTCTCACTCCTGCGCGAACTCGGCATCGGATTCGTTCCCTACTCGCCGCTCGGACACGGCCTGCTGACCGGCCAGATCCGCACCGTCGACGACTTCGCCGATGACGACTGGCGGAAGACCAACCCGCGTTTCACCGGCGAGAACTTCCAGCGCAACCTGCGCATCGTCGACGAAGTGCGGGCCATCGGCGCCGAGATCGGAGCGACTCCGGCCCAGACCGCGCTGGCCTGGCTGCTGACCCGCGGCAAGGACATCGCCCCCATCCCCGGGACCAGGCGGGTCGCGCGCGTCGAGGAGAACACCGCCGCCGACGGCATCGAACTCAGCACCGCTCAGCTCGGGCGCTTGAACAACCTCACCCCGGCAGCCGGTGAACGCCACGACGAGGCGAACATGGCCAGCATCGACCGCTGA
- a CDS encoding oxidoreductase produces the protein MASKLTGTIALVTGASSGIGAATARRLAEDGASVALVARRKDRLDGLATEIEKAGGTALVVEADITDRAQAEAAVQQTVEHFGRLDTLVNNAGLMLLGPVVGADMEEWERMIAINVQGLLYTTHAALPHLLEAAEQGPRRVADIVNISSIAGRQAWANFGVYNMTKFGVNGFTESLRQEITQRHVRVGVLEPGAVDTELGSHNNDKIHTEMLEPFNEQHERLDPADIADGIAYMVTRPRHASIAELWVMPTDQT, from the coding sequence GTGGCATCGAAACTGACCGGCACCATCGCTCTCGTCACCGGCGCGAGCAGCGGTATCGGCGCCGCCACCGCACGCCGACTCGCCGAGGACGGAGCATCCGTCGCCCTCGTGGCTCGCCGCAAAGACCGCCTCGACGGCCTCGCCACCGAGATCGAGAAGGCGGGCGGCACCGCCCTGGTGGTGGAAGCGGACATCACCGACCGCGCCCAGGCCGAGGCGGCCGTGCAACAGACCGTCGAGCACTTCGGACGGCTGGACACGCTGGTCAACAATGCCGGCCTGATGCTCCTGGGCCCCGTGGTCGGTGCGGATATGGAGGAGTGGGAGCGGATGATCGCGATCAACGTTCAGGGCCTGCTCTACACGACCCACGCCGCCCTGCCCCACCTGCTCGAGGCCGCCGAGCAGGGCCCGCGCCGGGTTGCCGACATCGTCAACATCAGCTCGATCGCCGGCCGCCAGGCGTGGGCGAACTTCGGCGTCTACAACATGACGAAGTTCGGCGTGAACGGATTCACCGAGTCTCTGCGCCAGGAAATCACCCAGCGGCACGTGCGTGTGGGCGTGCTCGAGCCGGGCGCAGTCGACACCGAGCTCGGTTCGCACAACAACGACAAAATTCACACGGAGATGCTTGAGCCGTTCAACGAGCAGCATGAGCGGCTCGATCCGGCTGACATCGCCGACGGGATCGCCTACATGGTCACCCGGCCCCGGCACGCCTCGATCGCCGAACTCTGGGTCATGCCCACCGACCAAACCTGA
- a CDS encoding XRE family transcriptional regulator: MGLPESGALRRVPGLRREEVAQLTAISTVYYTRLEQGRIEASIPVLIALTRALRLDEDQRDYMLELAGKENARPRRRAAQKVRPPLRRLLDSLTDTPALVLGRRMDILAWNPLAAALMMDFSRIPEEQRNAVRLVFADPTFRELYVDWESAARTTVAFLRMEAADNPDDPRMTALVEDLSEQDPQFREWWAAHHVAHHAMGTKTFRHPVAGDLTLDWETLACPTDPDQQLVILTAMPGSPSHEGLRFLASWAATHQPTDAVG; the protein is encoded by the coding sequence ATGGGTCTGCCCGAGAGCGGGGCCCTGCGGCGGGTACCGGGCCTGCGCCGGGAGGAGGTGGCCCAGCTTACTGCGATCAGCACCGTGTACTACACCCGCCTGGAGCAGGGCCGCATCGAAGCTTCCATTCCGGTCCTGATCGCCCTGACCCGGGCGTTGCGTCTGGACGAAGACCAGCGCGACTACATGCTCGAACTGGCTGGGAAGGAAAACGCGCGGCCACGTCGGCGCGCGGCGCAGAAGGTCCGGCCGCCATTGCGGCGGCTCCTCGATAGTCTCACCGACACCCCTGCTCTCGTTCTCGGCCGCCGCATGGACATTCTCGCCTGGAATCCCCTTGCCGCCGCCTTGATGATGGATTTCTCCCGAATTCCGGAAGAGCAGCGAAATGCTGTGCGGCTGGTCTTTGCTGATCCCACTTTCAGGGAATTGTACGTGGACTGGGAAAGCGCGGCGCGTACCACCGTGGCATTTCTGAGGATGGAAGCAGCGGATAACCCGGACGATCCCCGCATGACCGCACTCGTCGAGGACCTGTCAGAGCAGGATCCTCAGTTCCGGGAGTGGTGGGCCGCCCACCACGTGGCACACCACGCCATGGGGACGAAGACCTTCCGCCATCCCGTGGCCGGCGACCTCACCCTCGACTGGGAGACCCTCGCCTGTCCCACTGACCCCGATCAGCAGCTCGTCATCTTGACCGCGATGCCTGGCAGTCCCTCCCACGAGGGACTGCGTTTCCTTGCCTCCTGGGCCGCCACCCACCAGCCGACTGATGCAGTCGGCTGA
- a CDS encoding acylaldehyde oxidase, protein MISHLNAPKLAYRDIPPGSFDPPGGRLPVFQNDKVLFHGQPVAVVVATTLEAAQHAASLVEVDYDAEKPSTDMTSAPADDPQTYARGDADKAVDSAAVRLEMTYRPARTHHNAMEPHATVARWDGGKLTLWDKSQWVPGTRNDLAAVFGIPQDSVRVISPFIGGAFGNSLRSWPHITIAALAARETGRPVKLVLTRRQLYFGTGYRPTYEYGVRLGSDRRGRLAGMTHDIRAETSAYETFSEGILMAGQMLYSMANVRQAYRTVPLDVNTPTWMRGPGFATAAFAIESAVDELAHKLGIDPIELRIRNEPGEDESNGLPFSTRRLRECYTVGAREFGWNRRNPRPRSTRDGDWLIGTGMASGIYDTLRNAAQARVRLDAGGTALVESGTSDMGPGTYTSQTQLAADALGLTMQNVTFRLGDSLMPPAPPHGGSQTMAGVGSAVQDGCDKLRRQAIRLAVEDEKSPLYGAHADDVVVRAGRLQVKDNPARGETYRQLLARNNRTHLEVLGTFTPGESRFSMYAYGVTFAEVAVDARLGLVRVRRMLGVYDAGRIISPKLADSQALGGMVGAIGTALLEHTVTDPRDGRIVNANLADYLVPVNADIPDLKAIYLDGEDTKADPIGVKGLGEVVYIGVAPAIANAVFNATGRRIRELPITAEALL, encoded by the coding sequence GTGATCAGCCACCTCAATGCGCCCAAGCTGGCCTACCGCGACATCCCACCGGGGTCGTTCGACCCGCCGGGCGGGCGACTGCCCGTCTTCCAGAACGACAAGGTCCTCTTCCATGGGCAGCCGGTCGCGGTCGTGGTGGCCACCACGCTGGAGGCGGCGCAGCACGCCGCGAGCCTGGTCGAGGTCGACTACGACGCCGAGAAGCCGTCGACCGACATGACCTCCGCTCCCGCCGACGACCCCCAGACTTACGCGCGGGGTGACGCGGACAAGGCGGTGGACTCAGCGGCCGTGCGGCTGGAGATGACGTACCGGCCGGCCCGGACCCATCACAACGCGATGGAGCCGCATGCAACCGTTGCCCGCTGGGACGGCGGAAAGCTCACCTTGTGGGACAAGTCCCAATGGGTGCCTGGTACGCGGAACGACCTGGCTGCCGTGTTCGGCATCCCGCAGGACTCGGTGCGTGTCATCTCGCCGTTCATCGGCGGAGCATTCGGCAACTCGCTGCGCTCCTGGCCGCACATCACCATCGCGGCCCTCGCCGCCCGCGAGACGGGCCGCCCGGTCAAACTCGTGCTGACCCGCAGGCAGCTGTACTTCGGAACGGGCTACCGGCCCACGTACGAGTATGGGGTTCGTCTGGGCAGTGACCGGCGCGGGCGGCTGGCCGGGATGACGCACGACATCAGGGCGGAGACCTCGGCCTACGAGACGTTCTCGGAGGGCATCCTGATGGCGGGGCAGATGCTCTACAGCATGGCCAACGTCCGTCAGGCGTACCGGACGGTGCCGCTGGATGTGAACACCCCTACGTGGATGCGCGGTCCCGGCTTCGCCACGGCCGCCTTCGCCATCGAGTCGGCGGTGGACGAGCTCGCCCACAAGCTGGGCATCGATCCGATCGAGCTGCGGATACGCAATGAACCCGGCGAAGACGAGTCCAATGGGCTGCCGTTCTCCACGCGGCGGCTGCGCGAGTGCTACACGGTAGGTGCCCGGGAGTTCGGCTGGAACCGGCGCAACCCCAGGCCCCGCTCCACCCGTGACGGCGACTGGCTGATCGGCACCGGCATGGCGTCCGGCATCTACGACACCCTGCGGAACGCGGCCCAGGCCCGGGTCAGGCTGGACGCCGGTGGCACCGCCCTGGTCGAGTCCGGGACCAGCGACATGGGGCCTGGCACGTACACCTCCCAGACACAGCTGGCGGCCGACGCCCTCGGCCTGACGATGCAGAACGTGACCTTCCGGCTCGGCGACTCCCTCATGCCACCGGCCCCGCCGCACGGCGGCTCGCAGACCATGGCCGGAGTCGGCTCCGCCGTCCAGGACGGCTGCGACAAGCTACGCCGACAGGCGATCAGACTGGCCGTCGAGGACGAGAAATCGCCACTGTACGGCGCTCATGCCGACGATGTCGTGGTCCGTGCCGGACGGCTGCAGGTGAAGGACAATCCTGCCCGCGGGGAGACCTACCGGCAGCTCCTGGCCCGCAACAACCGCACCCACCTCGAAGTCCTCGGGACTTTCACCCCCGGCGAGTCCCGGTTCTCCATGTACGCCTACGGCGTGACTTTCGCCGAGGTGGCTGTGGACGCCCGGCTGGGCCTGGTCCGGGTGCGGCGGATGCTCGGCGTCTACGACGCGGGCCGCATCATCAGCCCCAAGCTCGCCGACAGCCAGGCCCTCGGCGGCATGGTCGGCGCCATCGGCACCGCCCTGCTGGAGCACACCGTCACGGACCCGCGCGACGGCCGCATCGTGAATGCCAACCTCGCCGACTACCTCGTCCCGGTCAACGCCGACATCCCCGACCTGAAGGCGATCTATCTCGACGGCGAGGACACCAAGGCCGACCCCATCGGCGTCAAGGGCCTCGGGGAAGTCGTCTACATCGGCGTGGCGCCGGCCATCGCCAACGCGGTCTTCAACGCCACCGGCCGCCGTATCCGTGAACTGCCCATCACCGCCGAAGCCCTCCTCTGA
- a CDS encoding transposase — translation MCHGKRGTIHQAYRGGMEDQLGALGLVLNAIVLWTTRYAAASVARLRAEGHEIAVGDIARLSPLKHENVNLLGRRGFTASTPAV, via the coding sequence GTGTGCCACGGCAAGCGCGGCACCATCCATCAGGCATACCGGGGCGGCATGGAGGACCAGCTCGGCGCGCTCGGTCTGGTCCTCAATGCCATCGTGCTCTGGACGACACGCTATGCCGCCGCCTCCGTCGCCCGGCTGCGCGCCGAGGGCCATGAGATCGCGGTCGGGGATATCGCCCGGCTCTCTCCACTCAAGCACGAGAACGTGAATCTGCTCGGGCGCCGCGGCTTCACCGCCTCCACGCCGGCCGTGTAG
- a CDS encoding acetyltransferase — MTEIRTPRLLLRPWHDDDLAPMADINADPRVMRWIDDGSVLDLDHTAEAIEQWEEEWDEEGFGLFAVELLASGELAGFTGLSVPEFLPEVLPGVAISWRLGSQFWGQGYASEAAHATLEFALQDRGLDRAISINRVGDDASENVIRKLGMVPERETAHPVYAYPLRVHTIDLTEFQA; from the coding sequence ATGACCGAGATCCGCACACCCCGCCTCCTCCTCCGTCCCTGGCATGACGACGACCTCGCGCCGATGGCGGACATCAACGCGGACCCACGGGTCATGCGCTGGATTGACGACGGCTCGGTGCTCGACCTGGACCACACGGCAGAGGCCATCGAACAGTGGGAGGAGGAGTGGGACGAGGAGGGCTTCGGACTCTTCGCCGTCGAGCTTCTTGCCTCGGGTGAACTGGCAGGCTTCACGGGTCTGTCCGTGCCCGAGTTCCTGCCGGAGGTACTGCCCGGCGTGGCAATCAGCTGGCGGCTCGGCTCACAGTTCTGGGGCCAGGGATACGCGTCCGAAGCCGCCCACGCCACGCTGGAGTTCGCGCTCCAGGACCGCGGCCTCGACCGCGCCATCAGCATCAACCGGGTGGGTGACGACGCCTCCGAGAACGTCATCCGAAAGCTCGGCATGGTGCCCGAGCGAGAGACGGCGCACCCGGTGTATGCCTATCCGCTGCGCGTTCACACCATCGATCTCACCGAGTTCCAAGCATGA